The following coding sequences are from one Shewanella violacea DSS12 window:
- a CDS encoding dihydrodipicolinate synthase family protein, giving the protein MMNKTLELTGIIGYPITPFSDVTGTVNILQLHSIIDGLISSGSSAIAALGSAGEGAYLDTGEWEETALATIHYVAGRVPVIIGISELTTPDAVARAVFADKAGARAVMVSPMSYYKLSEDEIFDHYQAISDAISVPIMVYNNPSTSGIDMSPEFMCKMVNSITNVTMVKESSGDIRRMHKLHMLSNGTLPFYNGCNYLALEAINAGAKGWCSAAPVLIGDLPKRLFDSIKSGDNDKARKLFYQQITFLEFIVKQGLAASIKAGLKLQGTDMGSPRLPLKDLPAREHVALRRILVDLNRCN; this is encoded by the coding sequence ATGATGAATAAGACTTTAGAATTGACTGGGATCATAGGTTATCCCATCACGCCTTTCTCTGACGTCACTGGCACGGTTAATATTTTGCAGCTACACAGCATCATAGATGGTCTAATTTCGTCGGGATCTAGTGCCATAGCGGCATTGGGCAGCGCCGGAGAAGGGGCGTATCTGGATACTGGTGAATGGGAAGAAACGGCATTAGCCACCATACATTATGTAGCGGGTCGGGTTCCGGTTATCATAGGTATTTCTGAGCTGACCACCCCAGATGCCGTAGCTCGGGCTGTATTTGCCGATAAGGCGGGGGCGAGAGCCGTCATGGTATCGCCTATGTCTTATTACAAGTTGAGCGAAGATGAGATATTTGATCATTATCAGGCCATATCAGACGCGATCTCTGTGCCTATCATGGTCTATAACAATCCGTCGACCAGCGGCATCGACATGTCACCGGAATTTATGTGCAAGATGGTCAACAGTATTACCAATGTGACCATGGTCAAGGAAAGCAGTGGTGACATTCGCAGGATGCATAAACTGCATATGCTGTCTAATGGCACGCTACCTTTTTACAATGGTTGTAACTACCTGGCCCTGGAGGCGATTAATGCAGGGGCTAAAGGCTGGTGCAGCGCGGCGCCGGTATTGATAGGCGATCTGCCTAAGCGATTGTTCGATAGCATCAAGAGTGGCGACAATGACAAGGCGAGAAAGCTCTTCTACCAGCAGATCACTTTTCTGGAGTTTATTGTTAAGCAAGGCTTGGCCGCGAGTATCAAGGCAGGCTTGAAACTTCAAGGAACCGATATGGGATCGCCCAGATTGCCCCTAAAGGACTTACCCGCAAGGGAACATGTGGCCTTAAGAAGAATCTTGGTAGACCTAAATCGATGTAATTAA
- a CDS encoding cupin domain-containing protein, with protein MTTKKFSSADFGETKSSLQAHLPPVLAHKAVEKDNISNTFSKERKHPVHIVNLPSNSISMTIGGLLPGDRSNRHRHSYETLAYILEGEGYSMIEDQKIEWQAGDVIYIPNWAWHHHVNTNPSSPARYLACENAPMLQNLGQLAIREEA; from the coding sequence ATGACGACTAAGAAATTCAGTTCAGCAGATTTCGGTGAAACCAAATCGAGTTTGCAAGCGCATCTACCCCCAGTATTAGCCCATAAAGCGGTTGAGAAAGACAATATCAGCAACACCTTTTCCAAAGAACGTAAGCACCCGGTGCATATCGTCAACTTGCCGAGTAACTCTATCAGCATGACAATCGGCGGCTTGTTGCCTGGTGACAGATCTAATCGTCATCGCCACAGCTATGAAACCTTGGCCTATATCCTCGAAGGCGAAGGCTACTCCATGATTGAAGATCAAAAAATCGAATGGCAGGCCGGTGATGTTATCTATATCCCTAACTGGGCCTGGCATCACCATGTGAATACCAACCCAAGCTCTCCGGCTAGATACTTAGCCTGTGAAAATGCCCCCATGTTACAGAACCTTGGCCAATTGGCTATCAGAGAGGAAGCATGA
- a CDS encoding LysR family transcriptional regulator, producing MELRHFRYFKVVAELQHFHRAADALCISQPALSNQIKQLEDELGTKLFNRVGRRVEISEAGSLVLASITHILNDVDRMKDAVAEIESGVAGTLRVGVIQSVNALYAQDLALAFDSICPNVSLCIEELSNDEITTKVERGELDIGIGFAHGPVYKNLAFTQLFKEKWSLICSLSQADSAKRLLKGEAHDLKAILLPNHFETRRIVNKYFLEHHISVNKITELNSIIRILAFVRNSRSFTILPSSFASLSSIEPLQSFDLSSAITPRVVGMLQAQDRITKRSASIFAEVLTEQLSVT from the coding sequence ATGGAACTCAGACATTTTCGTTATTTTAAGGTGGTAGCCGAGCTACAGCACTTTCATCGGGCCGCCGACGCCTTATGTATCTCACAGCCAGCACTGTCTAATCAGATAAAGCAGCTGGAAGATGAACTCGGTACTAAGTTATTTAACCGAGTGGGCAGACGCGTCGAAATTTCCGAAGCCGGTAGCCTGGTTCTGGCGTCGATAACCCATATTTTAAATGACGTCGATAGAATGAAAGATGCGGTTGCCGAAATAGAATCAGGTGTGGCGGGAACCCTTAGAGTCGGTGTGATCCAATCCGTAAATGCCTTATATGCTCAAGATCTGGCTCTGGCCTTCGACAGTATTTGTCCCAATGTGTCCCTCTGTATCGAGGAGCTGTCTAATGATGAGATAACCACTAAGGTAGAAAGAGGGGAACTGGATATCGGCATAGGTTTCGCCCATGGACCGGTTTACAAGAATTTGGCCTTTACCCAGCTATTCAAAGAAAAATGGAGCCTTATCTGTTCACTGTCACAGGCTGATTCGGCTAAACGTCTGTTAAAGGGTGAAGCACACGATCTTAAGGCCATATTGCTACCCAATCATTTCGAAACCCGCAGGATAGTGAATAAATACTTTCTCGAGCATCATATTTCGGTTAATAAGATCACAGAGCTCAACTCCATCATTCGTATCCTGGCATTTGTGCGTAACAGCCGCTCCTTCACCATACTGCCAAGTTCCTTCGCGTCACTGTCTAGCATAGAGCCGCTGCAGTCATTTGACTTGAGTTCGGCCATCACTCCAAGAGTCGTCGGCATGCTGCAGGCCCAAGACAGGATAACTAAGCGCTCCGCCAGCATATTCGCCGAGGTCTTGACCGAGCAACTCTCGGTTACATGA
- a CDS encoding GGDEF domain-containing protein produces the protein MDKLTEIQVPDLLSFLSNNSPMLQLMIDTLPVPIFYKDIAGVYLGCNKAFEDFIKLTRDQMIGRSVYELFDKELADVYQQADQALFDEPGIQVYEKQIRSKEGDELFVKFHKTSFFDKDDKVAGLIGVIFDITEQKRLESVLTKQASFDDLTGLFNRREGLKQGEVMHKIASRGEGNFAVLMLDLDHFKQVNDKHGHLVGDRALQFVSKILTDNSRMSDVLIRYGGEEFMIIISGSSEDGAGALAEYYRASLANNPMILDDGTELRLTVSIGLSYFRHQSLGQLIHEADTALYEAKRSNRNTVCSF, from the coding sequence ATGGATAAATTGACCGAAATACAAGTACCAGATCTATTATCGTTTCTATCGAATAACAGTCCTATGTTGCAATTGATGATAGACACCTTGCCTGTGCCTATCTTCTACAAAGATATTGCCGGAGTTTATCTTGGTTGTAATAAAGCCTTCGAAGACTTTATCAAGTTAACTAGGGATCAGATGATAGGTCGTAGCGTTTACGAGCTCTTTGACAAAGAGCTGGCCGATGTTTACCAGCAAGCCGATCAGGCCCTGTTCGATGAGCCAGGTATTCAGGTCTATGAGAAGCAGATCCGCTCAAAAGAAGGTGATGAGCTGTTCGTTAAATTTCATAAGACCAGTTTTTTCGATAAGGACGACAAGGTTGCCGGCCTTATTGGGGTTATTTTCGATATCACCGAGCAGAAAAGGCTCGAATCCGTGCTGACAAAGCAGGCCAGCTTTGATGATCTCACTGGGCTGTTTAATCGCCGCGAAGGATTGAAGCAGGGAGAGGTGATGCATAAAATCGCCTCTCGCGGTGAGGGGAATTTTGCAGTGCTGATGTTAGATCTCGATCACTTCAAGCAAGTAAACGATAAACATGGGCACTTGGTTGGCGATCGCGCACTGCAATTCGTCTCTAAAATCCTCACCGATAACAGTCGTATGTCCGATGTGCTTATTCGCTATGGCGGCGAAGAGTTTATGATCATCATCTCGGGGAGCAGCGAAGATGGCGCAGGGGCATTGGCCGAGTATTACCGAGCAAGTTTAGCCAATAACCCCATGATCTTAGACGATGGAACTGAGCTTAGATTGACCGTGAGTATCGGCCTGTCTTACTTTCGCCATCAATCTTTAGGTCAGCTGATCCATGAAGCCGATACTGCTCTATATGAAGCGAAACGCAGCAACAGAAATACCGTGTGCAGTTTCTAG
- a CDS encoding TolC family protein, translated as MKRYQEITLLACRRGMATVSLCVFGLFAGLISHSSLAKTDQAQGEITLPWVLEQTLLHHPQLQGYPYDLRVSEALTLQAGISPNPEFSLEVENILGSGEMQGVENAEITLGLSQVIELGDKRQRRIDLARAEQGQSLSEYELTRLDLLAEATQRYYQVLRLQALQDWNARRILVEQEALNEIESRAKAGAVTQADVSKMALRLSRSESIQYGLESQAQLARLGLASMWSSEAYFTLVAGELAPLHALPTAASVLNAMETAPQYLQLLSIERVMYAKRRMEESKAQSDISLGLGVRSYDGFDDGALMFNFSMPIALSNPNQGNIMAARAKEEIAREQQRLARSQLRLSLLEIHLTMVNNAKQAKRLQQRLLPLANRLLKDTQTAYHAGQANVLLLADAQSELFSLQRELIETKVGVYQGRLELERITGQSMTATLDNIKPLAAQEYR; from the coding sequence GTGAAGAGATACCAAGAGATCACCCTCCTGGCCTGCCGACGCGGCATGGCCACTGTGAGTCTGTGTGTGTTTGGCCTATTTGCAGGCCTAATTTCACACTCAAGTCTGGCAAAAACAGACCAAGCCCAAGGAGAAATTACTCTGCCTTGGGTGCTCGAACAAACCTTATTACACCACCCTCAACTACAAGGCTACCCCTATGATTTAAGGGTCAGTGAAGCCCTCACTCTACAGGCTGGGATCAGCCCCAATCCTGAGTTTTCGTTGGAAGTTGAAAACATTCTGGGTTCAGGCGAGATGCAGGGAGTCGAAAACGCAGAAATCACCTTAGGCTTAAGCCAAGTCATCGAACTTGGGGATAAACGTCAGCGTAGGATAGATTTAGCTCGGGCCGAACAAGGTCAAAGTCTCAGTGAATATGAGCTGACACGTTTGGATTTATTGGCTGAAGCGACCCAAAGGTATTATCAAGTACTGCGTCTTCAGGCCCTGCAGGATTGGAATGCCAGGCGCATTCTCGTCGAGCAAGAAGCCCTAAACGAGATTGAGTCACGAGCCAAGGCAGGCGCTGTCACTCAAGCCGATGTGAGCAAGATGGCCCTGCGTCTATCACGCTCAGAGTCGATTCAATATGGTCTCGAGAGTCAGGCTCAGCTTGCCAGACTCGGTTTAGCCTCCATGTGGTCAAGTGAAGCTTATTTCACTCTGGTCGCCGGTGAGCTTGCCCCCTTGCACGCCCTTCCTACGGCTGCGAGTGTGCTCAATGCCATGGAGACAGCGCCTCAATACCTGCAACTGCTCAGTATCGAGCGGGTCATGTATGCCAAACGGCGCATGGAGGAGTCGAAGGCGCAATCTGACATCAGCTTAGGGCTAGGGGTCCGTAGTTATGATGGCTTCGACGACGGCGCTTTGATGTTTAACTTCTCTATGCCCATTGCGCTATCTAATCCAAATCAGGGCAACATCATGGCGGCCCGCGCTAAGGAAGAGATCGCGAGGGAGCAACAGAGGCTGGCCCGCAGTCAACTCAGGCTGTCCTTGCTTGAAATCCATCTGACCATGGTCAATAACGCCAAACAGGCGAAACGACTTCAGCAGCGTCTGCTCCCCTTAGCCAATCGACTGCTTAAAGACACACAAACTGCCTACCATGCCGGTCAAGCCAATGTGCTATTGCTGGCCGATGCACAATCAGAGCTGTTTAGCTTACAGCGCGAGCTTATCGAGACCAAAGTTGGCGTCTATCAAGGCCGACTCGAGCTCGAACGCATCACAGGACAATCTATGACCGCCACTCTCGATAACATCAAGCCATTAGCGGCACAGGAATACAGATAA